A stretch of DNA from Natrinema salaciae:
GCTCTCGAGGTGGGACTCGACCGACCGGTCCATCGCCGCCTCGAGCGGTGTCGATTCCCAGCCCAGCGCGGCGAGTTTCGCCGTCGAGAGGACGTGTGGATACGTCCGATAGAGGGGGTAGTCGTCGAGTTCGATGTCGCCGGCCGCGAGCTCGCGCGGGCCGGCGTGGACGGTCTCGACCGCAGTGTCCAGGGAATCGGCGATCAGCTCGATCATCTCCTCGAGCGTGACGAGCCGTCGATCGCCGACGTTGTACGCCTCGCCGGCCGCGCCGCGCTCGGCGACGACCCGCAACGCGCTGGCCACGTCTTCGACGTAGACGCGGTGTCGGAGGTTCGTTCCGTCGCCGGGGACCACGATACGGTCGAAGCGGTGCAGCCGGTCGATCCACCAGTCCAGACGCTCGGTGTAGTCGTGGGGACCGTAGACGATCGGCGGCCGGACGGCCATGGCGCGGACGCCGCTCTCGGCCGCCGCGAACACCGCCCGATCGCACTCGGCCTTCCGGTTCCCGTAGGTCTCGACGGAATCGTCGGTCGACTGCTC
This window harbors:
- a CDS encoding NAD-dependent epimerase/dehydratase family protein: MDSALVIGGTRFIGRHLVEDLLEHDYRVTLLTRGTRENPFVDDDRVAHIEGDRTNDAVLESAASTVDPDAVFDCVAYHPADVRTATDVFADCEAYVYVSSGAAYGREEIPKREGETPLHPCTAEQSTDDSVETYGNRKAECDRAVFAAAESGVRAMAVRPPIVYGPHDYTERLDWWIDRLHRFDRIVVPGDGTNLRHRVYVEDVASALRVVAERGAAGEAYNVGDRRLVTLEEMIELIADSLDTAVETVHAGPRELAAGDIELDDYPLYRTYPHVLSTAKLAALGWESTPLEAAMDRSVESHLESDRDGDENGPDRVAEERVLGILETL